In Silene latifolia isolate original U9 population chromosome X, ASM4854445v1, whole genome shotgun sequence, the following proteins share a genomic window:
- the LOC141623831 gene encoding F-box protein At1g10780-like: MESLPDCILQYILSHLNNAKDVVCCTSVSKQWKDSTPFVRSLYFSRNIFDSAIKDHFANPDQLILNIVSMVVQLEELVVYCPFSSAGLDSWLSVSNKSLRHLELRLDNLSEHQAYPNNSTPKLDCIASAKNLESLRLWGVLMLHSPKWGSFLNLRNLEIVGARMEDHTLADALQLCPSLTRLMILGCEGVRSMSIDLRDLEECKLDFHGAGNNSLEISCPKLQILEIQGCGWIRVRQTQRLRNISLSNSGGKVYLVDFEKLVALETLSLRGVQWCWDAISKMLQWASEVKHLYMKVEFTGDFENLLPFPEIDFVEFFCTHPKLQKFDVHGAMFAALCQKNSLKNVDSGVSIPCLEEVVITVRSPLNAEQKMSTLESIVKYARNLKKMVIKILQMKSSHSSTDDFFEDICRFRYMHRKIVRIE, from the exons ATGGAGTCATTGCCAGATTGCATCCTTCAGTACATCTTATCTCACCTCAACAATGCCAAAGATGTGGTATGTTGTACTTCTGTTTCCAAACAATGGAAGGATTCGACGCCATTCGTCAGAAGCCTTTACTTCTCTAGAAACATTTTTGATTCTGCAATTAAAGACCATTTTGCTAACCCAGATCAACTTATACTCAACATTGTGTCCATGGTGGTTCAATTGGAGGAACTCGTTGTATACTGTCCTTTCTCCAGTGCAGGCCTTGACTCGTGGCTCTCAGTTTCCAATAAGTCTCTTAGACATCTTGAACTTCGATTGGATAACCTTTCAGAACATCAAGCCTACCCTAACAATTCCACACCTAAACTTGATTGTATAGCTTCTGCAAAGAACCTGGAGTCTTTAAGGTTGTGGGGTGTCTTAATGTTGCATTCCCCCAAATGGGGTTCCTTTTTAAATCTTCGGAATCTTGAGATTGTTGGGGCCAGGATGGAGGACCATACATTGGCTGATGCCCTACAATTATGTCCTAGTTTGACCCGATTGATGATTCTAGGTTGCGAGGGGGTTAGGTCAATGTCAATTGAtttgagagacttagaggagtgTAAATTAGATTTCCATGGTGCTGGAAACAATTCTCTCGAAATTTCTTGTCCCAAGCTGCAAATCCTTGAAATTCAAGGTTGTGGGTGGATAAGGGTGCGTCAAACTCAAAGGCTTCGGAATATTTCATTGTCCAACAGTGGAG GGAAAGTTTACCTGGTTGATTTCGAAAAGCTTGTGGCTCTTGAAACCTTGTCTTTAAGAGGAGTTCAGTGGTGTTGGGATGCCATCAGCAAAATGCTTCAGTGGGCTTCTGAGGTGAAGCATCTTTATATGAAGGTTGAATTTACAGGGGACTTTGAGAACCTTCTTCCCTTCCCTGAGATTGATTTTGTCGAGTTTTTCTGCACTCATCCCAAACTCCAGAAGTTTGATGTTCATGGCGCCATGTTTGCTGCACTTTGCCAGAAGAATAGCTTGAAAAAT GTGGATTCAGGAGTTTCAATTCCTTGTCTGGAGGAAGTTGTAATCACAGTGAGATCACCGTTAAACGCAGAGCAGAAAATGAGCACACTTGAGTCAATTGTCAAGTACGCTAGAAACCTTAAAAAGATGGTAATAAAGATTCTTCAAATGAAGAGTAGCCATAGCAGCACTGATGATTTTTTTGAGGATATTTGTAGATTTAGATACATGCATCGAAAAATTGTTCGAATTGAATAA